Proteins from a genomic interval of Lactococcus protaetiae:
- a CDS encoding Mbeg1-like protein, which yields MTTAQDYNGLAQEAYQVDASAVGIVLHKGDTFWKNGSSWKVLKAEDDKKNGFQAMAVAPVVNGQVDKNQVVIAYAGTNSSDLKDILADVKNVVYSISDGQLKSASNFAQSVANKYPQSNISVTGHSLGGFLALAQGAEHHWQTVTFNGPDPYSVLSDQAKKWLRENPNKLTNFLNKDDVIGQGGDAIGRFKSGQLFIDLYLGWHGGTGAEVVVNYGNLGINPLNYHAITAWKFDSLGYLIDGKGNYYGIDGKVKVSKSEAKKFEKTQIKNGYELISGFKKQLSSGGLSGIQKVFVETELVLATAQTMHAEIFVQKEEAISKINRLKNEAKNQEEEMIYKIVGACGSVIGYFEAKNIYLSLVGSKRIYESDKYKKALKKIDKYFEQQEKVVEAMQKFAENHISRDKELATMFRGV from the coding sequence ATGACAACAGCACAAGATTATAATGGTTTAGCACAAGAAGCTTATCAAGTTGATGCATCTGCAGTAGGAATTGTTTTACACAAAGGAGATACATTTTGGAAGAATGGTTCATCTTGGAAAGTTTTAAAAGCAGAAGACGATAAAAAGAATGGTTTTCAAGCTATGGCAGTAGCGCCAGTAGTGAACGGTCAAGTAGATAAAAATCAAGTTGTAATTGCTTATGCTGGTACAAATTCGTCTGATTTGAAAGATATTCTTGCTGATGTTAAAAATGTAGTGTACTCTATTAGTGACGGTCAATTAAAATCTGCGAGTAACTTTGCCCAGTCAGTCGCTAATAAATATCCTCAATCAAATATTTCTGTGACAGGGCATTCTTTGGGAGGCTTTTTAGCCTTAGCACAAGGAGCAGAACATCATTGGCAAACGGTAACTTTTAACGGTCCTGATCCTTACAGCGTTTTATCAGACCAGGCTAAAAAATGGTTGAGAGAAAATCCGAATAAGCTGACTAATTTTCTTAATAAAGATGATGTCATTGGTCAAGGGGGAGATGCTATCGGTCGTTTTAAGAGCGGTCAATTATTTATAGACCTTTATTTAGGCTGGCATGGGGGGACAGGCGCAGAGGTTGTCGTAAACTACGGCAACTTAGGGATAAATCCTTTAAATTATCACGCAATTACTGCATGGAAATTTGATTCTCTGGGCTATTTGATTGACGGAAAAGGAAATTATTACGGCATTGACGGAAAAGTTAAAGTTTCTAAAAGTGAAGCAAAAAAATTTGAAAAGACTCAAATTAAGAACGGTTATGAGTTGATTAGTGGCTTTAAAAAGCAATTGAGTTCAGGTGGTTTATCAGGTATTCAAAAAGTTTTTGTAGAAACGGAGCTGGTTCTTGCGACAGCTCAAACTATGCACGCAGAAATTTTTGTCCAAAAAGAAGAAGCCATAAGTAAAATTAATCGTTTAAAAAATGAGGCTAAAAATCAAGAAGAAGAAATGATATATAAAATCGTAGGAGCTTGTGGAAGTGTGATAGGTTACTTTGAAGCAAAAAATATTTATCTCTCTCTGGTAGGCTCTAAGCGAATTTATGAGAGTGATAAATATAAAAAGGCACTCAAAAAAATTGATAAGTATTTCGAACAACAAGAAAAAGTTGTTGAAGCCATGCAAAAATTTGCAGAAAACCATATTAGCCGAGATAAAGAACTAGCCACAATGTTTAGAGGAGTTTAA
- a CDS encoding EsaB/YukD family protein encodes MRTDTHITISLEYEGRQLDLVIPIQVTVNRLIELLDNMFRSNQVFLPQNWKLDVKGKHLHFDGTDFLADYPVGNGDVFVIVWD; translated from the coding sequence ATGCGAACAGATACACATATTACTATAAGCCTTGAATATGAGGGGCGACAATTAGATTTAGTTATTCCTATTCAAGTAACAGTAAATCGCCTGATAGAATTACTTGATAATATGTTTCGTTCAAATCAAGTTTTTTTACCCCAAAATTGGAAACTTGACGTTAAAGGAAAACATCTTCATTTTGATGGAACGGACTTTTTAGCAGATTATCCTGTTGGGAATGGGGATGTATTTGTTATTGTTTGGGATTGA
- a CDS encoding ImmA/IrrE family metallo-endopeptidase: MANELIEQISIQLKISKSKILPSDIIIFFENQHNIKFNFFEADNSNNQVVYKDLIPNAEFKLVDNSLINRISGATFPNKGRILILINQTMPLPRIIFTILHELCHLHFHNLEQNKRIFASKFSGIYPDELMPFEDEANIIASILFCPTEKLETLLTRNYSFNRICALINISKTALRNRILNYLYHIIRLDYKEASNLVENFKNDNYKATNKIKNLINKKNIKRTTIKFYPVKTSRGVIEDYQTCLKFLQNLSINELLFEQEYAHFSKNRVLEQLIMNEYLRKQQSNI; this comes from the coding sequence ATGGCAAATGAACTTATTGAACAAATTTCCATACAATTAAAAATCTCAAAATCTAAAATTTTACCCTCTGATATAATCATATTTTTTGAAAATCAACATAATATAAAATTCAATTTTTTTGAAGCAGACAACTCAAACAATCAGGTTGTATATAAAGACTTAATACCAAATGCAGAATTTAAACTTGTAGATAATAGTTTAATTAATCGTATATCTGGTGCAACATTTCCTAACAAGGGCAGAATCTTAATTTTGATAAATCAAACCATGCCCTTACCTCGTATTATTTTTACAATACTACATGAACTTTGCCATCTTCATTTTCATAACTTAGAACAAAACAAAAGAATATTTGCTTCTAAATTTTCAGGTATTTATCCTGATGAATTAATGCCTTTTGAAGATGAAGCAAATATTATCGCTTCAATTTTATTTTGTCCTACGGAAAAATTAGAAACATTATTAACTCGAAATTATTCTTTTAATAGAATTTGCGCATTAATTAACATAAGCAAAACTGCATTACGCAATAGAATATTAAATTATCTTTATCACATCATCAGACTAGATTACAAAGAAGCTTCTAATCTAGTTGAAAATTTTAAAAATGATAACTATAAAGCTACAAACAAAATTAAAAATCTAATCAATAAAAAGAATATCAAACGAACGACTATCAAATTTTATCCTGTCAAAACAAGTCGAGGTGTGATTGAAGACTATCAAACTTGCTTAAAGTTTCTGCAAAATCTGTCTATAAACGAACTTCTCTTTGAACAAGAATATGCACATTTTTCTAAAAATCGTGTACTAGAGCAACTTATCATGAATGAATATTTACGGAAACAACAAAGCAATATTTAA
- a CDS encoding helix-turn-helix domain-containing protein, producing the protein MFYERLKSLANEKKKSLNQIENDLGFSKNTLYNSKKYTPQGDKLAKLAEYFGVSIDYLLGKKDTRDNEPLTEEENELIAAFRMEREDMTPDEQIQFNKALKDLMKYAKDTLNDDSKWKK; encoded by the coding sequence ATGTTCTATGAACGCCTAAAATCACTAGCAAATGAAAAGAAAAAATCACTAAATCAAATTGAAAATGACTTAGGTTTCTCAAAAAATACATTATATAATTCTAAAAAATATACTCCTCAGGGCGATAAGTTAGCCAAATTAGCCGAATACTTTGGTGTCAGCATAGACTATCTTTTAGGAAAGAAAGATACTCGAGATAATGAACCTTTAACAGAAGAAGAAAACGAACTTATCGCTGCTTTTCGCATGGAAAGAGAAGATATGACCCCTGATGAACAAATTCAATTTAATAAAGCACTTAAAGACCTTATGAAATATGCTAAAGATACTTTAAATGACGATTCTAAGTGGAAAAAATAA
- a CDS encoding FtsK/SpoIIIE domain-containing protein, which produces MLLYHKFYGHWFLVGGVSIAYLLISSFLIYRLYQLFITKGRWFTKRRREFILWRFMIQNGFYYTKRIKGANGSREKIKLPKVYLKQDKLTMSASFQLEGIKFQDRFLKIGGQLETAFSADMMNQVNEGAYITFEYAIDAIRSRISAKDVRGTVKEGIKLAEGVIWDFIENPHLLIAGGTGGGKTVLLRSLLVGLLRIGRVEILDPKEADFVKLADLEVLKDRVTWTTETMAQRIVDAHERMRARYAIMRERSNAKNETELEAFYKYDLAPEFILIDEYPSLVSELENLPRDSKIDAFKVMGDLKQIFLKGRGAGMFIVIATQNVKTDDLPSTLKDNIMFRITVGRVSGYTYDSVFGEVNANKAFKYVEKVDGKKVYGRGYVAVNGLPAREFFAPLLPNSKDFSFYNDFKQLSRIEDIEQPVVKEVRYLQNDLINELSTDERMFKKIKGLLKDSGVNFTGKDYSEKEKRLFVQVFDRKNNGEGTLKEIIAEVMVDFG; this is translated from the coding sequence TTGCTACTGTACCATAAATTTTATGGTCACTGGTTTCTTGTTGGTGGGGTTTCTATTGCCTATCTCTTAATTTCATCCTTTTTGATTTATAGATTGTATCAACTCTTTATCACTAAAGGGAGATGGTTCACAAAGCGCCGTAGAGAATTTATTTTGTGGCGCTTTATGATTCAAAATGGTTTTTATTATACGAAACGGATAAAAGGAGCAAATGGCTCTAGAGAAAAAATAAAATTACCCAAAGTATATTTGAAGCAAGATAAATTAACCATGTCAGCGAGTTTTCAACTAGAAGGGATAAAGTTTCAAGACCGCTTTTTAAAAATCGGTGGGCAATTAGAGACAGCCTTTTCAGCTGATATGATGAATCAGGTTAACGAAGGGGCATATATCACTTTTGAGTATGCGATTGATGCGATTAGAAGTCGTATCTCTGCAAAAGATGTTAGAGGTACGGTTAAAGAGGGAATTAAACTTGCTGAGGGAGTAATATGGGATTTTATTGAAAACCCACATTTATTAATTGCTGGCGGTACTGGTGGAGGGAAAACTGTTTTACTGCGTTCCTTGTTGGTCGGTTTGCTAAGAATTGGTCGGGTTGAAATTCTTGATCCTAAAGAAGCTGATTTTGTGAAATTGGCTGATTTAGAGGTTTTAAAAGACCGTGTCACATGGACGACTGAAACCATGGCTCAACGAATTGTAGATGCTCATGAGCGGATGCGGGCACGTTATGCGATAATGCGTGAGCGTTCAAATGCAAAGAATGAAACAGAATTAGAAGCATTTTACAAGTATGATTTAGCGCCTGAATTTATTTTAATTGATGAATATCCCTCTTTAGTGTCAGAGTTAGAAAATTTACCGAGAGATTCTAAAATTGATGCTTTTAAAGTCATGGGTGACTTGAAACAAATTTTCCTAAAAGGTCGTGGAGCTGGGATGTTCATTGTTATAGCGACACAAAATGTAAAAACAGATGACTTGCCTTCTACGCTTAAAGATAACATCATGTTTAGAATCACAGTAGGTCGTGTTTCAGGTTATACTTATGATTCTGTATTTGGAGAAGTTAACGCAAATAAGGCATTTAAGTATGTTGAAAAAGTTGACGGAAAAAAGGTCTATGGTCGAGGCTATGTGGCAGTTAATGGATTGCCAGCGAGAGAGTTTTTTGCTCCATTGTTGCCTAATTCTAAAGACTTTAGTTTTTACAATGATTTTAAGCAATTGTCTAGAATTGAGGATATTGAACAGCCAGTAGTAAAAGAAGTACGCTATTTGCAAAATGATTTGATTAATGAACTTTCAACTGATGAAAGGATGTTTAAGAAAATCAAGGGTTTATTAAAAGATTCGGGGGTCAATTTTACAGGAAAAGACTATTCGGAAAAAGAAAAGCGCCTATTTGTGCAAGTATTTGACAGGAAAAATAATGGGGAGGGAACGTTAAAAGAAATAATTGCTGAAGTGATGGTGGATTTCGGTTAA
- a CDS encoding helix-turn-helix transcriptional regulator: MTTIAERLSDLRHMNNLTQNQVCDALGLTERTYIRYEKGQTKPDTELLIRFSEFYNKNLFWILGLTKQMEIFNFVMDVLEQNAKYGDSNGLRSRACLEYMEQCFAVRG; the protein is encoded by the coding sequence ATGACGACTATTGCAGAGCGACTTTCAGATTTAAGACATATGAATAATTTAACTCAAAATCAAGTATGTGATGCTTTGGGTTTGACTGAAAGAACATATATCAGATATGAAAAAGGACAGACAAAGCCAGATACAGAATTATTGATTCGTTTTTCTGAGTTTTATAACAAAAACTTATTTTGGATTCTAGGGCTTACTAAGCAAATGGAAATATTCAATTTTGTGATGGACGTTTTGGAGCAAAATGCAAAATATGGCGATTCAAATGGCTTACGTTCAAGAGCTTGCTTAGAATATATGGAACAATGTTTTGCTGTGAGAGGATAA
- a CDS encoding YiaA/YiaB family inner membrane protein yields the protein MNNIKKKVYRNTPAYQMMAWGAFAFFVVLLLIGLYALKEPLMVKGYYLMAAVGLISSSFTVAKVVRDNQEDEERYNKMFRDTDASAD from the coding sequence ATGAATAATATTAAGAAAAAAGTTTATCGGAATACACCCGCTTATCAAATGATGGCATGGGGAGCATTTGCATTTTTTGTAGTTTTATTGTTGATTGGCTTATACGCATTAAAAGAGCCATTGATGGTTAAGGGGTATTACTTAATGGCTGCGGTTGGTTTGATTTCATCTTCTTTTACTGTGGCTAAAGTGGTAAGAGATAATCAAGAAGATGAAGAAAGATACAATAAGATGTTTCGAGATACGGATGCATCAGCCGATTAA